A region from the Nymphalis io chromosome 9, ilAglIoxx1.1, whole genome shotgun sequence genome encodes:
- the LOC126770715 gene encoding protein dimmed-like isoform X2, translated as MPQWASAEGGGSEAASPDQMMLCYDNGASEYYDSKQEDADIKIEQADFYDSGSGSDEQVPRRVCRPRRTPASSSSSGTTSGSSGPGRRRRCGISARERNLRRLESNERERMRMHSLNRAFEDLRRVIPHVKKDNRSLSKIETLTLAKNYVKALTNAICTMRGEVPRYLFNSDDENVEPVFVLSREQEHNNNLPNDHDREDPSPVPSGCL; from the exons ATGCCTCAGTGGGCAAGCGCTGAAGGCGGTGGTTCAGAAGCGGCGTCTCCCGACCAAATGATGCTGTGCTATGACAACGGCGCTTCCGAGTATTATGATAGCAAACAAGAGGACGCAGATATAAAAATCGAACAAGCTG ATTTCTACGATAGTGGCAGTGGTAGTGATGAGCAAGTTCCTCGTCGGGTGTGCAGGCCTCGACGGACACCAGCGAGCTCCTCGTCGTCGGGAACCACAAGCGGTTCCAGCGGACCCGGTCGCCGACGCCGCTGCGGTATATCCGCCCGTGAACGTAATTTGCGTAGATTAGAAAGCAATGAACGGGAACGAATGCGGATGCATTCGCTAAATCGTGCGTTTGAG GATCTTCGTCGTGTTATTCCTCATGTTAAAAAAGACAACCGAAGTCTGTCGAAGATAGAAACATTAACCCTTGCCAAAAATTATGTGAAAGCCCTGACAAATGCCATATGCACCATGAGGGGTGAAGTTCCTCGatattt ATTTAACAGCGATGACGAGAATGTAGAGCCGGTTTTCGTTCTAAGCCGGGAGCAAGAACATAACAATAACTTGCCAAACGACCATGATAGGGAAGACCCCTCGCCGGTACCAAGTGGATGCCTTTGA
- the LOC126770714 gene encoding casein kinase I isoform X2, whose translation MQNLKMELRVGNKYRLGRKIGSGSFGDIYLGTDIVTKKEVAIKLECKKTRHPQLHIESKFYKLMQGGIGIPAIKWCGSEGDYNVMVMELLGPSLEDLFNFCARRFSLKTVLFLADQLISRIEDIHYRSFIHRDIKPDNFLMGLGKKGNIVYIIDFGLAKKYKDSRTNQHIPYRENKNLTGTARYASINTHLGIEQSRRDDLESLGYVLMYFNRGSLPWQGLKAATKRQKYERISEKKLSTPFDELCKNHPTEFQLYLKYCRRLRFEERPDYGHLRQLFRALFHRQRFTYDFVYDWNMLKFAPTAGAASAAGAGAGAAGAAPAGAVAAVSERR comes from the exons ATGCAAAATTTGAAAATGGAGCTTCGTGTCGGTAATAAATACCGACTGGGCCGTAAAATCGGATCAGGATCATTTGGAGACATTTATTTAG gaacaGATATAGTAACAAAAAAGGAAGTAGCTATCAAATTAGAATGCAAAAAAACGAGACATCCACAATTACACATAgagagtaaattttataaacttatgCAAGGAGGca ttggtATACCTGCAATAAAGTGGTGTGGCTCAGAAGGAGACTACAATGTAATGGTAATGGAACTACTGGGTCCTTCCTTGGAAGATCTTTTCAACTTTTGTGCACGGCGTTTTTCCTTAAAGACTGTACTCTTTCTCGCTGATCAGCTTATCAGCCGCATTGAGGATATTCATTATAGAAGCTTCATACATag agATATTAAACCGGACAACTTTTTAATGGGTCTCGGAAAGAAAGGGAATATAGTATACATTATAGATTTTGGATTAGCAAAGAAGTACAAAGACTCACGCACTAACCAACACATACCCTACagagaaaataaaaacttgactG GCACAGCAAGATATGCATCAATTAACACTCACTTAGGCATTGAACAATCTCGACGCGATGACTTGGAGTCTCTCGGATATGTCCTTATGTATTTCAACCGCGGTAGTTTGCCCTGGCAAGGTCTCAAAGCGGCAACAAAGCGTCAGAAGTACGAAAGGATATCGGAGAAAAAATTATCTACGCCATTTGACGAGTTGTGCAAA AACCATCCGACCGAGTTCCAGCTGTACCTGAAGTACTGCCGGCGACTGCGCTTCGAAGAGCGACCCGACTACGGCCACTTACGTCAACTTTTCCGCGCACTTTTCCACCGACAAAGATTCACTTACGATTTCGTTTACGACTGGAACATGCTCAAGTTTG
- the LOC126770715 gene encoding protein dimmed-like isoform X1 gives MPQWASAEGGGSEAASPDQMMLCYDNGASEYYDSKQEDADIKIEQAGDFYDSGSGSDEQVPRRVCRPRRTPASSSSSGTTSGSSGPGRRRRCGISARERNLRRLESNERERMRMHSLNRAFEDLRRVIPHVKKDNRSLSKIETLTLAKNYVKALTNAICTMRGEVPRYLFNSDDENVEPVFVLSREQEHNNNLPNDHDREDPSPVPSGCL, from the exons ATGCCTCAGTGGGCAAGCGCTGAAGGCGGTGGTTCAGAAGCGGCGTCTCCCGACCAAATGATGCTGTGCTATGACAACGGCGCTTCCGAGTATTATGATAGCAAACAAGAGGACGCAGATATAAAAATCGAACAAGCTGGTG ATTTCTACGATAGTGGCAGTGGTAGTGATGAGCAAGTTCCTCGTCGGGTGTGCAGGCCTCGACGGACACCAGCGAGCTCCTCGTCGTCGGGAACCACAAGCGGTTCCAGCGGACCCGGTCGCCGACGCCGCTGCGGTATATCCGCCCGTGAACGTAATTTGCGTAGATTAGAAAGCAATGAACGGGAACGAATGCGGATGCATTCGCTAAATCGTGCGTTTGAG GATCTTCGTCGTGTTATTCCTCATGTTAAAAAAGACAACCGAAGTCTGTCGAAGATAGAAACATTAACCCTTGCCAAAAATTATGTGAAAGCCCTGACAAATGCCATATGCACCATGAGGGGTGAAGTTCCTCGatattt ATTTAACAGCGATGACGAGAATGTAGAGCCGGTTTTCGTTCTAAGCCGGGAGCAAGAACATAACAATAACTTGCCAAACGACCATGATAGGGAAGACCCCTCGCCGGTACCAAGTGGATGCCTTTGA
- the LOC126770714 gene encoding casein kinase I isoform X1, with amino-acid sequence MQNLKMELRVGNKYRLGRKIGSGSFGDIYLGTDIVTKKEVAIKLECKKTRHPQLHIESKFYKLMQGGIGIPAIKWCGSEGDYNVMVMELLGPSLEDLFNFCARRFSLKTVLFLADQLISRIEDIHYRSFIHRDIKPDNFLMGLGKKGNIVYIIDFGLAKKYKDSRTNQHIPYRENKNLTGTARYASINTHLGIEQSRRDDLESLGYVLMYFNRGSLPWQGLKAATKRQKYERISEKKLSTPFDELCKNHPTEFQLYLKYCRRLRFEERPDYGHLRQLFRALFHRQRFTYDFVYDWNMLKFGLPRVYVHPIDRNQTRRQDQKQEPVSTPTAGAASAAGAGAGAAGAAPAGAVAAVSERR; translated from the exons ATGCAAAATTTGAAAATGGAGCTTCGTGTCGGTAATAAATACCGACTGGGCCGTAAAATCGGATCAGGATCATTTGGAGACATTTATTTAG gaacaGATATAGTAACAAAAAAGGAAGTAGCTATCAAATTAGAATGCAAAAAAACGAGACATCCACAATTACACATAgagagtaaattttataaacttatgCAAGGAGGca ttggtATACCTGCAATAAAGTGGTGTGGCTCAGAAGGAGACTACAATGTAATGGTAATGGAACTACTGGGTCCTTCCTTGGAAGATCTTTTCAACTTTTGTGCACGGCGTTTTTCCTTAAAGACTGTACTCTTTCTCGCTGATCAGCTTATCAGCCGCATTGAGGATATTCATTATAGAAGCTTCATACATag agATATTAAACCGGACAACTTTTTAATGGGTCTCGGAAAGAAAGGGAATATAGTATACATTATAGATTTTGGATTAGCAAAGAAGTACAAAGACTCACGCACTAACCAACACATACCCTACagagaaaataaaaacttgactG GCACAGCAAGATATGCATCAATTAACACTCACTTAGGCATTGAACAATCTCGACGCGATGACTTGGAGTCTCTCGGATATGTCCTTATGTATTTCAACCGCGGTAGTTTGCCCTGGCAAGGTCTCAAAGCGGCAACAAAGCGTCAGAAGTACGAAAGGATATCGGAGAAAAAATTATCTACGCCATTTGACGAGTTGTGCAAA AACCATCCGACCGAGTTCCAGCTGTACCTGAAGTACTGCCGGCGACTGCGCTTCGAAGAGCGACCCGACTACGGCCACTTACGTCAACTTTTCCGCGCACTTTTCCACCGACAAAGATTCACTTACGATTTCGTTTACGACTGGAACATGCTCAAGTTTG gaCTCCCGCGTGTATATGTACATCCAATCGACCGCAATCAGACAAGACGTCAGGATCAAAAACAGGAACCAGTGAGCA